A stretch of DNA from Leptospira licerasiae serovar Varillal str. VAR 010:
TCTAAAGGAACTTCATCCGAGCTTAGAACCGAAATTAGTTGCGGGTAATGTGCAGTTTATTTCCGGAAATATGAGATATCCAGGTTTCTTTGCGGTCCGAAAACTTTCTCATTCCTTAAAAGGTTGGAGATGGGCTTCTCCACTTTTATATCTTCCATTGGTTCCAATACTCGGAATGGTTTTTATGAGTCTTTTGAAATCTATTCGGTCAAAGGTCTAATTAGAGACCTGGGACATTACCTTTTTTAAACCTTCATAAAATACTAAACGTGCATCCAAAGCAAGTTTGGATCCTTCTCTCACTTTCTGCATTTTTTCAGGATCTGTTGCTACGGATTCTATCAATCTAAACATTTTTTCGGAATGAGATTCGTCTGCTTCCAAATTCACCTGAAAAAACTTGCCTTCCGGAAGAGTGATCCTGGATTTTAAGTCCGAATAAGACTTATACATTCTGGAATATTCTAATTTTAGAAGATATTCGTTCGCAGGCCCAAGGGCTCCTAATGCGGAATAAAAATCAGTGGTAGTGATCCTCTTCATCAAATCCAGATACGCTCCAGTTTCGGGAAGCATATCTTCTTTCCTGACAACCTCTCCCATCTCAGAGAGAAATTTTCTCAAAATAGAAACATGCGAATCTTCTTCTTTTCCTTCTCCCAATTCTTCCCAAATATTTTGCACAAGCACGATCTTAGAAGGCACAAAATTGGTAAGGGCCGCTGTATTTAAGAACCAGTTCACGAATTCCACTGACACAAAATATTCCTGTTTCAACCAAAGAAGCAGATCGGAATGTTCCATTCTTTCTTCTTTCTCTTCCAACCATAGATTTGCGGTCAATACAGGATGATATTTGACCTGGTCTATTAATTCTTCTCGAAACGTTTTCATCAGTCGATCCCGCTCGTCTGTTTTTCTTTTTTCAGTCTGGAATAAAGAAATCTTTCCGTTAAAAATTCTTCTCTTGCGATTTCCAATAATTCTTTCATTAGATCCGAATAGGTCCCCAAACTCTGGGAATAACATATCGGAAAGCTGCTATAATAAGAAGATAATCCGGGAGTTAAGTTCCATTCCAAGAACATAGGCTTCCCCTGCCCATCCGCCTTCCAATCCAAACGGACCGCTCCGGCAGTTTTAAGTAATTTACATAATTCTAATGAACTCTTTTGGATATATTCCGATCTTTCGATATCCAGATCGAAATGTAATTTTTCAGGCATACTCAGTTTGGTTTTAGTAATTTCACCGTATAATTTTTCCGTAGAATTTTCCAAACTTATCCTGGCTACCTGACTTACCCTGTATCCATAACCAGGCGAACCGATAACTGCCAGGGTCCACTCTTCCCCCGGCAAATAAGATTCGCAGATCCAAGAAGAATATTTTTGAAATTTGGCTTCTATAAATTGATCCAAGGCCGCCCGGTCCAAGATCAGATTTTCTTCTCCCACTCCTAAGCTCGAACCTTCGAATCTGGGTTTGAAAAAAACTGGGAATTCTGATTCCAAAGGAATTCGATTACCACGGAATACAGAATCCGAATCCCGCACAGCATCCTTTGCGTTATTGGATGTGGAATTTAAGTTCCGCGCTACATCTAGCAATGTAGTCACTTCGACAGAATCTTTCTCCATGATACTCCAAGGACTGGTAGGAACACCTGCCAAAACACAGAACAATTTAGAAAGATGTTTATCCAAACTCAGATTCTGAGCATACGCGTCTGATCCTGTATGGGGAAATCCGGAGTATTCTGCAATCGCAGGAAGAAGCGCCTCTCTGTTTCTGGAGCGGAAACCTTCTACCAAATGGAATAGAACAGGTCGATCCTGTGGCTCTAAGAGGGAATAATCCAAAAGTTTTTGTAGTAGCTTCGACGGAGATTCAATGATCCCCACCTTCTCGCCTAACGTTTCTAAGGTCCGTTTAATCTCCTGAACTGAATTTGCATCTTCCCATTCTTGGGTATCCT
This window harbors:
- a CDS encoding DCC1-like thiol-disulfide oxidoreductase family protein; protein product: MEQNVFLYDGDCKFCSGLAFRLSKLSLDENIKFVSFRDLSSQDLKELHPSLEPKLVAGNVQFISGNMRYPGFFAVRKLSHSLKGWRWASPLLYLPLVPILGMVFMSLLKSIRSKV
- a CDS encoding iron-containing redox enzyme family protein; amino-acid sequence: MKTFREELIDQVKYHPVLTANLWLEEKEERMEHSDLLLWLKQEYFVSVEFVNWFLNTAALTNFVPSKIVLVQNIWEELGEGKEEDSHVSILRKFLSEMGEVVRKEDMLPETGAYLDLMKRITTTDFYSALGALGPANEYLLKLEYSRMYKSYSDLKSRITLPEGKFFQVNLEADESHSEKMFRLIESVATDPEKMQKVREGSKLALDARLVFYEGLKKVMSQVSN